One window from the genome of Papilio machaon chromosome 6, ilPapMach1.1, whole genome shotgun sequence encodes:
- the LOC106715072 gene encoding endocuticle structural glycoprotein ABD-4 has product MISPIAFSVLVLALGIQAKPNSQTVIPILRYESNGPNVDGSYKWLYETGNQINAEEAGYVKNFGKGEGQEEQVANGKFSYKAPDGSIITLQYVADANGFQPKGDHLPTPPPIPPAIQKALDLIKNAPAKRSGGTGPYYG; this is encoded by the exons ATG ATTTCTCCGATAGCTTTCTCCGTGTTAGTTCTCGCCTTAGGAATACAGGCAAAACCCAACTCGCAAACTGTTATCCCTATTCTGCGCTATGAATCAAATGGACCAAATGTCGACGGATCATACAAATGGCT TTACGAAACTGGTAACCAAATAAATGCGGAAGAGGCTGGTTATGTGAAGAATTTCGGCAAAGGCGAGGGCCAAGAGGAGCAGGTCGCCAATGGAAAGTTCAGCTACAAGGCACCTGACGGGTCTATAATTACACTGCAATACGTTGCTGACGCCAATGGCTTCCAACCAAAG ggcGACCATTTGCCTACTCCTCCGCCGATCCCGCCGGCGATTCAAAAAGCTCtagacttaataaaaaatgcgCCCGCAAAACGTAGCGGTGGTACTGGTCCCTACTATGGTTGA
- the LOC106714762 gene encoding endocuticle structural glycoprotein SgAbd-2, whose translation MKSFGALLVLVAMASAAPQFQYQQPQYQGQQIPILRQTQEVNFDGTYQYSYETGNGIAAQEQGYLKNAGVKDAEAQVAQGSYSYTSPEGIPIAVSYIADENGFRAEGAHLPTPPPIPEAIARALQYIQSQPQQPQQVFQQQPFRG comes from the exons atgaaGTCG TTCGGAGCTCTATTAGTGCTGGTCGCGATGGCTAGCGCCGCACCGCAGTTCCAATACCAACAGCCACAGTACCAGGGCCAACAGATCCCTATTTTAAGACAGACGCAGGAGGTAAATTTTGATGGTACCTACCAATACAG TTATGAAACTGGAAACGGTATCGCCGCTCAGGAGCAAGGGTACTTGAAGAACGCCGGAGTGAAAGACGCCGAGGCTCAAGTTGCCCAGGGTTCTTACAGCTACACATCGCCAGAGGGCATCCCGATCGCTGTATCCTACATTGCTGATGAGAATG gATTCCGTGCGGAGGGCGCTCATCTTCCCACCCCTCCTCCGATCCCTGAAGCCATCGCCCGTGCTCTCCAGTACATTCAGTCCCAACCCCAACAGCCCCAGCAAGTTTTCCAACAACAACCTTTTAGAGGTTAG